CCCCTTTGCGTCATACCCCTTCGCTTTGCGCCAGTTTTGCCACCAGTAATAATGGGCATTGGGATCCTGACAACGTCCATGTGTAGGCATAGTCCCGTTCAATTATTTTGGAGACTGCCGGAATAAAAATTGATAATCCTGGCAGCTTTGGACTTCTGCAAGTAAATGCTCGCAGTCTTACCTTGTCTATACACTATATACAGGTCCAATTTTTTTGGATTCTTTTGGTTTCAAGTGGTTTAGCTAAGACCATAGGCTGACCTCTTTTTAATCTATATGGGATTTCCCTTTTCGTATATCCAGTGACCCTTTTCTTAGCACGCTCCCATTATACTCTATGTTTCTTCTGAATAACCCCCAGAAAATAAACCGAAATTTTATTTTTTAGATCTTGCGAGCAGATATTTCAAAGTGCACCTCACACATCTAAGTTAAATCCGACAGGAATCCTCAAATCATTACAAGCAATTACTGAGCGTCAAGCTTTGTTGACACTTATCAAAAACTGTCAATTTTGATTGCAACCATCGCTACTAAAAGAATTCAGGGTACTATTAAGCCTTCCCCTGTCAACTTTTGTTGACAGGCAATTTTTGGAACCAAATTTAGTTAGTACTTAATTAAATATCTCATAACCATATTCCGTAATAGCCTTCCCGCATCTGAACTTTAGTTCTCAATGTGCCTGGCACAGTAAGTGCTGAACAAAGTGCATGATCAACAAAACCATTCTTCTTGTGGATGACGAGCCTGATTTCCGTTTTTCCATGAGCCTTATTCTCAAGGGGCATGGATTCACGACTGTTGAAGCTGGAAACGGGATTGAGGCTCTGGAAAAGTTAGCTGTTTTAGAAAAACAGGAATGCCCTGTTGACCTTATAATTACGGATTTAAGAATGCCTGAAATGGATGGTCTTGAACTTCTTAAAAATCTTATAGAACAAAAAGCTAAAGCAAAGTTGTTAATCATAACCGGCTACGGTGAAAGAGAAACTATCAAAAAGCTTACTCAAATGGGACTCAGTACAATTATCAATAAACCATTCAGCGCTGATATCTTGATCAGTAATGTAAAATCGCTTTTAAGTGAGTAAATTTAGATCGACCATTTAAGTTTTGTAACAGTTTAGCCATTTGCATGTGGCACGGGGACTGGCTCACCCAGCCCTTGTTTTATTAAGTCTGTGTTTTACATCAACAAAAAACAAGGGCTGGGGTGCCTGTCCCCTGCTTTCCTTAGAAAAGGGCTAAACTATTACTAAGTTTTTTTAAGGCAATAGCAGTTTTTTATTTTCAAAATGCAGCAGGAGGAGGAAAACAGATGAAAAACATCAAGTTAGGCGTCAAGTTGCTGGGCGGATTTGTTATTGTCGCCCTTATCGTGCTTATTGTGGGTTTTTTTGGCTGGAGAGGCGCCAACAGTCTGTCAGGACATATTGAGTACGTTGGCACTGTAAACCTGCCAAGTGTCCAGGTGCTTATGGAAATTGAAAAAGACTATGAGTCCCTGCGAGTGGCACAAAGGACTCTTCTTATTCCCGGGCTTGGTCAGGCTGAGATGGAAAGACAGCAGGGCATCCTGAACAGACTTAGAAGTGATATAGCTGCGCTCAGAGAACAATTTGAGGCTTTACCTGCCACTTCTGAAGAAAGAGCGCTGTGGCGCCAGACAGTCGCAGCTATTGATGAATGGAGAAGGGTCAATGACGAGTTTATCGAGAGATCCAGGCAGCTCATGCGAACCGGCATTGACAATCCTGCTCAGCTGAGAGCCAACTTTGAACAGTTTAGAGCTGATCACTACGCCCTTATGGGTGATGTATACGGCTTGATAACGAGAGGCGAACGCTTTGAAGGCGGAACCGATCCCACTGCGTGCAATTTTGGCAGGTGGCTGGCTACTTTCCGCACTGAAAACCCAAGGCTTCTTGAAATCCTGCGTCAGATGCCTGCTTCTCATGATCCTTTTCACCACTCCATTGCCGAAATTAGAAGCTATGTACAGGCCGACAATATCGATTCAGCAAATCAGGTTCTGGAGGATGTAACTCTGCCCATGGCCGACCAGACTTTTGCCAGATTTTATGAACTTCTCGCTGTAGCTCAGGAGGCTGAAAACTTATTTGACAATATGACAGAAATGGCCATGGTTGAAGTAAGGGAACGTCAGGCTGAAGCTTTACGTTTTCTTAGCCAGGTTCTGGAAATAAATGTTACCGGAGCAGCTGCTGCTGTGGAAGAAGCCCAGACTGATGCAGCTCAGGCCCAGGTTATTGCCATGGCTGGCATGGCCATAGGTGTGGTCCTGGCCTTAATGCTTGGTGTAATCCTGACCAGAGCCATAACTACCCCGGTAGCCAAGGGTGTTAATTTCTCCAAGGATATGTCTGACGGAAACCTGACTGCTCAATTAGATGTAGTCCAGAAGGATGAAATTGGTATCCTGGCCTCATCCATGCAACGCATGCGCGACAAGCTCAAAGATGTTGTTGTGGAGGTCAAGTCAGCCTCTGAAAATGTAGCAGCGGGTAGCGAAGAACTGTCAGCATCATCAGAGGAAATGTCTCAGGGCGCTACTGAACAGGCTGCTTCCGTGGAGGAAGTATCCTCAAGCATGGAGCAGATGGCAGCCAATATCAAGCAGAATACAGACAACGCTGCTCAGACTGAAAAGATTGCCATTCAGGCATCCAGAGATGCAGAAGAAGGCGGCAAGGTAGTTTTTCAGGCTGTTGATGCCATGAAGCAGATAGCTGACAAAATCTCAATAATTGAAGAAATTGCCAGACAGACCAATCTCCTGGCCCTGAATGCAGCCATTGAAGCTGCCCGGGCAGGAGAGGCAGGCAAGGGCTTTGCAGTTGTTGCGTCAGAAGTGAGAAAACTGGCAGAAAGAAGCCAGACCGCTGCCGCTGAAATTATTGATCTTTCGGGATCAAGTGTTGAAGTTGCTGAAAAAGCTGGAGACATGCTCAGGAAGATAGTTCCTGATATTCAGAAAACAGCTGAACTGGTCCAGGAGATAGCTGCGGCCAGCCGGGAGCAGAATTCTGGTGTTGAGCAGATCAACCAGGCCATCCAGCAGCTGGATCAGGTTATTCAACAGAACGCTTCTGCTGCTGAGGAAATGTCCTCCACTGCAGAAGAACTGTCCAGTCAGGCTGAGCAGCTCCAGGCAACCATGGCCTTTTTCAGGGTGGGTGATGATGCCGGTTTCAGCGGCCCCAGAATGCGTAAGGTTACTGTAAAGAATCAAGGCTCAAAGCAGGCAGCTCCCAAAAAGGCCCTTTATAATGAAAAAGGTAAAAAGGAAGGCCGTTTTGCCCTGAATATGGGTTCTGACGATCTTGATAAGGATTTTGAAAAGTTCTGATTCTGACGATAGGGTCATGGGCTCTATAAACAGCCCATGGCCCTTGAAATCATGTAAAAAAGCTTTGCAGAAATCATTCAGACCTTAATTCAATTCAGAGATAGGAGTCATCATGGCTGAAAAACAAAAAAAGGCAATAGCTGCCAATCAATATCTGACCTTTACCCTGGCAAAAGAGCTTTATGCCATTGATATTGCCAATGTCTGGGAAATTCTGGACTATACTCCGATTACGAGAGTGCCCAGAACACCAGAGTTTCTTTTGGGCATCATCAATTTGCGGGGAAGGGCGGTTCCAGTGGCGGATTTAAGGCTTAAGTTCGGACTTCCAAAGACCGAACGGACAGTAAACACATGCATTATTATTACAGAAGTTCAGTTTGAAGGCGAATCAACCATTATGGGCGCCTTAGCAGATTCGGTTCAGGAGGTCTTTGAGATCGAAGAAAAGAATATTGAGCCTCCTCCCAAAATTGGCACAAAAATCAACATTGAGTTTATTCAGGGTATGGGCAAGCAGGATGATCGGTTTATCATTATCATAGATGTAAACAAGGTCTTTTCCTCAGAGGAACTGGCCATTGTCCAGGATGTGGACCTTAAAGAAAAGGTAAACACGGCTGAAACCAATCAAATTTAAGTTCAATAAAAAGCAGAATCCACCCGGCCGGTGACCTTGCATATCCCGGCCGGGAATTGATACCAATAACGCATATTATGTATACAGAGCGCTATCTGCCTTTAGTATGACATTCAATGCAATAGGTTCAATCATCAAGGTGAAGATAACTTCATTACTGGGCGAAAGGCTGGTTCATTCGTCTGAATCTGCTTCCAGGATATGGGCATTGGTATGTTTGAGAAAGATATCTTCACAATTTTTCTCGTGATAAATGGAAAAGAAAATATTGCGTAGACGGAAAAAGGAGAGCCGCCCTGGCGCTTACAAGTAACTAGAATCGTTTTGCTAACAAAATCAGACGGTTACAATTCTCATATTTTTACGATTTTTGCTTATGATTGATGCACATTTGCCTGAAAAATTCCGTCAAAGATGGGAACTTTGCACTTGGCACAGCTTCCTGCCCGGAGGCTTACAGCCCGGAGGGGGACTGTCCCTCGCTGTGTAGATTTTTTCATCAAAGCAAATTTCTTCCAGGAACCAATGCAGCATCAATCTTTTTTATAGTACCTCGCGGGGACTGTCCCAATTTCCAGAAAAGTGACAGACTCGTAAAGTTACTCACAGGTTCGGTCCTGGTCCGCCCAGGTGAAGAGCTTCTAAGTAACTAAAACCAAATTAGCAATAAATTCACAGCATTATGGTTTTACCATACAGATTGCTTCGGTCACTTAGGCTCCCTGTCTCCCAGAGCTGCTGAGCCAGCGGCCATGCTTCGGGGCAGGCACAATATCCGTCCCTGGCGCTGCCATCATCCTCACTCCAGTCAAAATATATTTCTTGTAACTTCCCCACAAAGCAGGGTATGTCCAACTAAGGGCAGAACTCTGGCCTGTTTCGCAATTCAACACCCTGGACCACAAGCTAAAATGCCAACTGCTGCCAACCTTGTTGGCGCAAACTTAAAAGTCAGTTCTGTTGGCAATGTTGGTAATATGCTGATATTTAAAGGTTTTATTGTATGGCATAGATAGTGCTTAATAATTGAGAAATATCAACACTCAACCATGGAGGAACTTCATGAGAAAAATGTAAATAAAGCTTTTCACAACAGCGGCTTTGGCATGCATGCTCTGCCTGACCGGACTGATCATGTCCGGCGAAGCCCAGGCCCAGAGATTCGTTGACAATGGGGACGGGACGGTGACGGATACAGTGACCAACCTAATGTGGACCAAGGATGCCAACCCGTTCGGCAAATTGAATTGGCATGACGCCATGTCCAGATGCAGTTCTTTCAGCATCTCCGGTATTGGCGGCTGGCGGCTGCCGAGCATGGATGAGCTCCTGTCTTTATCCTCTGCAATGCAAGGCGGACATCCCTTTACCGGGATCCAGTCGTCCTTCTACTGGTCCAGTACGACCAACGCGGACGTCGCTTGGGGAGTGCCCATGTACACCAGCTTCATGATCACTTCCAGCAAGACCGACACCCTACCCGTGTGGCCGGTCCGCGCCGGACAGTGATGTAGCTTTGGATCTTTGGCCTTTAGGAACACTTGGCAGTTCAACACTTTTACACTGACTTCACCACAAGGGGATTCGAAATGAAAAAACTATTCCTGACCACCTTCCTGGCCCATGATTTCTGAAGACTGGCAAAAGAAGGCTTGACAATTCAGGCAGTTTTGGACTTCAGTAAGTGAATGCTAGTAGTCTTGACCCTGCCGTGTCATTTTTCCCGCTCCAAAAAAATATGTCCTCATTCGAGTAATTGTTGCTTTCAGCGACAGAGTATTTTATCCAAAAAAAACGATCAGACATCAAAACATAGTTGTTTTCTCCAGCAGAGTCATTTTTTAATCATTATGGAGTTGAGTATGCCCCGACCTTCATGGAATAAGCCCACCCCAATCAGTTTTTCAGGTCATCAAAGTATCCTATCGTTATCATTGCCATAGATAAAACATGACTACAACAAATAAACATTGGAACAAGATATTCTGTACCACAATTGAGTCAGAATTGGGTTGGTATGAAAAAGATGTTTCACAGACCTTGAAGTTTCTCAACTCAATTACACTTGCCCAGTCTGCCCGGGTATTCATTGTAGGAGCTGGAACATCAATGCTGGTTGACGAGCTTATGCTCAGAAACCAGCAGATCATTGTAAACGACATAAGTGACGAAGCCCTGGCAAGACTCAGAGGTCGAACAGGTCCAAGCAAAAAATTAATATGGTTGCAGCACGATATTTCTAAGCCACTTCCTGAAAATTGCCCTAATGCTGACATATGGATAGACCGTGCTGTTCTTCATTTCCTGCTTGAAGAGGCAGATATTCAAGGATACTTTGCCAACCTGAAGGCAATAGTCAGGTCCGGAGGCTATGCATTGTTGGCACAGTTTTCAACTAAAGGTGCTAGGAAGTGTGCGGGACTAGATATCCATTGCTATTCCATCCAAGAAATGACCAAAAGAATGGGACCAGAGTTTGAACTTCTAAAACATGAATACTATACATACATCAACCCCTTCGGTGCCCCCCGTCCTTATATCTATGCACTATACAAGAAAAGTGGCTAAGACGAACTGTACTCGAAACTCTCACGAAAGTCATTTTTTTTGAAACTTAAAATAATTCCTACCTATTTGATGATTTCCCTGCAAAAAGTCAGGAAATGAGGCGACTCAGCAAAAAGTATCTTTATAACTCTTTGTTTTTACTGTCTCCCCTCCGGGGCGTAGGCCCCTATGGGCCGGAGGCTGACCCCTGTCTCCTGACTCCTGCGACTGCAAAAAAAGGTTTTTGCAGTCGAATCTTTGATCTCATAATAAAAGGCTTGCTGTATATATTGCCTTGCTCATGTGATTACCGCTTTTTCTCCCAAGCACAAAGATTTTTTAGCCCGATAGTCATCTTTTGGTGACAGTTGTTTATCCGAAAGTCGTTGATCAGTCACTGCGAAACATGGCAGTGGATGTTGACGTGGTGCTGTGCATTGGCTTTGATCACTCTTATAAACATATGTAGCAATCTTTGAAAAAAATGAAAATACTGCTTGCAATGTTGAAATTATCCCCATAGAGTTTAACTAAAATGTTTTAGTGTCCAACAAATTAAGTGGGAGGTGTTGAATGCAGGCAGAAAAAATGAGGCGTCGCAGATTCCTGAAAAGGGCTGCAGCATCAGGGGCTTTATTACTATATCGGCCCACTTTGGCAGATTCAGGAGCTGCCTCATCACGGCAGTCCGCTTTTCTTTATGACAGCATTAAGTGTATAAATTGCGGGGTTTGCGAAAAGGCCTGCAAAAGGGTCAATGGCCTTCCAGAGCATGCAAGCGTCATCTATATGAGCCAGAATGCTGCTGAACTTCCAGTGCATATCACCAGGCGCAACTCCTGTATGCAGTGCATCAGGCCTGCCTGCGTCAGAGCCTGTCCCACAGGGGCAACTTTTCTCAGGGGTAACGGTCTGGTAAGCTATGATCCTCAAAAATGTGCTGCTTGTGGATATTGTGTTGATGCCTGTCCCTTTAAACACCCCAAAATGTCCAGAACAGCCTATTTTAACCTGCGTAACGTATGGGTAAACAGGTGCACAAGTTGTGGGGCCTGTGCCCAGGCATGCCCAGAAGACGCCCTGCACTTCAATTTCAGGGAAGGCATACTGGACATGGCCAAAGAGCGTCTGGTCCAGATTAAATCGAACTATGCCCTGCCTGATGCCCAGCTTTACGGGGAAGAAGATCTTAACCTCATCTGGATACTGGCTGGCAGCCCTGACAAATATAATCTGCCCGGCCCAACCGCAGCCGCTGTGGTAGATACTTCACTTGCATTCTGGAAGGATATTGTCCGCCCGACTACTCTGCTTCTCTCCCTTATGGCCACAGGTGTTCTTGGAGTGACTTATTTTTTTGCCCGCCGCAACCATCTTAAAGAGCTGGCCAGACTCAAGCAGAGCGAGCAGGAGGAAAATGATGTCAAATAACAGCACGGAAATCACAATCCAAAGATTTAATAAGAGACGCAGATTTGTTCACTGGCTTCATACCTTTGCCTTTTTCGGACTCCTGTGTACAGGCGTTCTCTATACTACTCCCTGGTTATCCCAATGGGCTGAGAGCGGCCTGGCCGGTACTTTGCACAGAATTTTTGCTGTAATTTTTCTTTTGACCCCTTTTATCTATATAATCATTGATCCCAAAGGGTTTAGAGAGTTCATCAGTGATACCCTAAAATTTGAAAAAAGCGATATCGGATTCCACCTGGCCATGCCCAGGTACATCCTGGGCCATACCGGAGGCATACCACCTCAGGGAAAACTCAATGCCGGGCATAAAGTCCATCATATTCTGATGGGAATTCTTTATATTGCGCTGGCTATATCCGGGCTGTCCATGTGGCTGGGAGTAGGATATATGGGGCCGCCAGTATTCAATTTCATGGGTGTGCTTCACAATATCGCAGTATTCATTATTGTAATTACAACCCTGGGCCATGTGTATTTCACCCTGGTTTACTGGGCCTTGCCAGGCATGATCAGCGGCAAGGTCAGCGAGACATATGTGAAGATGGAGCACAAAAAATGGTGGGATGAAGAACTGGATCCAAAACTGAAAGACTCAGTACCCAAAGGTGGATCATGACCGATGTTAACGGTTTAGTCCTGATGAAATTACCAATAAAAAGGCACGGGAGGCAGTTCAATGAAAATAAGCTGTAAACATATATTTCTCCTGATTGTGGGGCTTTTTGTCCTTAATCTGTTGATCATGGTCCAAAACAGGGATGCCGGCGCAAGGGCCAAGTATGATCCTTCAGGATACTGGATAGCTCCCATTCTTCCTGACGGGCCAAGGATACTTTTCAGCGAAGGGCACGTCATTGACACCCCTGAGGCTGTTAATGCCACAATCACAGATATTTACATTAACAACAATGCAGAAATCAAGGTCACCTTTGTAATTCCGGGATATGAGCACGACACAGCCCATGTGGAATTAACCATGGCCAAATGGCTGGAAGATGAAAATACATGGATGAGCATGCTGCAAAGGACCAGAGAGCGTGGTCCTCAAGGCGATCCCAGGTATGGAGACGGAGCCAAAGTTATCCGGGGGGCCAATCTGAGGCTGGAAAACGGTACGGCATTGACTGGTGGTGAGCCGGTCAGCGGAGGCATGCGCTTTTCAACATGGTTCAAGTCAGGGCCGGGTGATTTTGGAAACCTTTCAGGCGAGCTGACGCCCATCAGTTTCAGTGATGGAGTAAAATGGCGCCGCAGCAGCGATCATAACCCGGCAAGCTATGGCGATCCTGAAGATTTTCAATACCATCAATTTGCAGCTGACATTATTGACCAGATAAACAGAAATGGAGCCTGGGAAAGTGGAATCTACCGCATTGGAGTAACTGAAAGAAACAGAGGGCAGGAAGGTTATCTCAGGTTCAATGCCGTGGCTGATTTTTATTTTGACGGCAATAATGAAGTAAGAATTCTGGACAGCAATGAAAGAAAACATACTGCTGGTGAAGCTGTTGCCATGGGTTCCTGCAATAGATGCCATGGTGATGATATGCGCTTCCCAACCAACAGGGTGCACAGTGAACTCAGGCATGATCCAACTGTCTGCGCCAATTGTCATAACGCATATACCTGGGACTCCAGGAATGCCTATGCTGAAGTGGATGGCTGGCCCAGCCTGGACCTGAGAACAATGGTCCATAAGATCCACGCTGGAATTGAAGGTTATGCTGCTGATGCCTATTTTTATCAGCAGGTCAGGTTTCCGGACTGGACTTTTGGCAGGACTCCAAGGCCCAGTCAGGCAAGACCTTATCCTAACAGCCCAGGAGTGGCCAATTGTACTTCGTGTCATGTTTATTCAGGAGAAGAGGTTTACTCCTGGCAAAGACAGAATCCCGACCCCCAGGGTTGTTCAACCTGCCATGGAGAGGGCGGTATGGTGTTCTGGCAGGCTGAACCAGGTGATCCTGACTATGAATTTATATCTGCAACGTATGACTGTGGACATAATTGTGCCAGCTGTCATGGGGAGCAAAGGCCTTTCAAACATACACCGGACCATTATCATAATGTGACTGAGCAGCTGGAAAGGCTTGCCCTTGCCCGCAGTCATGTTATGGAAGTGACCAGGGTTGAAAACGCTGTGGCAGGTCAAAGGCCGGTGGTCACCTGGCGGGTGCGCGAAGGTGATCAGTACCTGGATCTCTTTTCTGGTAAACAGGGATCTTTTCTTTTTAAAGAAGATAAGGAACTTTTTGAAGAAGGAGAGGCGGTACGTCTTGGAATAGGCTGGGGGTATGGAGAAGATTGGACCAACCAGGGAGTCGGACCCAGGAGTACAGGTGCCATAGGAGATCCTTTCCATGAAATAGCACATATTGACAATACTGTTCCAGGCGATGATCAGACAACAGCAGTAACCACTTTTGATTCACCATTGCCGGAAACAGCCTTTTCAGGAAGGAGCGGATTCGTAATAATTGAATTTGGACCAGAGGAAATACAGCTGAACAGCAGGCTCAAGAGAATTTCCCTGGGGCAGGGACCAAACAGTTTCCTTGATGACCGCCGCCTGATTGTAGATGCTGAAAGCTGCCTGAGCTGCCATGCAACCATGGGCCGCCATGGGACCTATGCAGACCAGGATATCTCCTCCTGTGTTTCCTGTCACAATGCCGGTTCCATGAGCAGAGATGCCAGCGCAGTTCAGGGAAGCGTTGACTTTATGTATATGATCCATGGAATTCACGGAACAGGAGAAAAAAGAAAAAGCTTTGATCGAAGGCGAGATCATACTGTAGACGGGCACTTTATTGGAGGTTACTCTTATGTGTCATACCCCAATACAATTCTTGACTGTACCGCCTGTCATGTCAATGACTCGCATAATCCTGTTGGAAAGGACTTCAAAAGATTGGGGTTAATCGCAGACAATGCCAGGGATATGTTTCTGGCCGGTGCAGGTGTTGCTGCACCTTTGTCATCAGTCTGCTATTCTTGTCATGAAGATACTCAAAGCATGCGTGTCAACAAAGAGCTGCAGCACCACTTCTATCATTCAGGCGGGAACATTTATGGTGAGCATGACCATGCTTACTTTACTGACAATCGTGAGCAGTGTCTAACCTGCCATCAGGAGTAATCTGGTTCGTTTTTTTGCATGTTAATTCCCAGGGTGGGGCTGGATGATAAAAAACCGGGGCCTTGAATATAATGCCCAGGCCCCGGTTTTTGTTAAGGTTACAGTGTGATGAGATAATTCAGCAGGGCCTCGCGCTCAGCATCGCTCAATTCCGGTCCGAAATTACCCTTACCTATCATCCTGTCAACAGTACTTTTCCAGCCGTCCAGATCGTGTCCGGCTCTTTCAATCCTTCCTGCTCCATGACAGGTTGTGCATCTGGTTTCCATAATTGCCTGGCCATCCCCGGCACTGACCTCGCTGCTATGCAAACCGGACATGAATAGTCCGGCCAGCATGGCCAGACATATTGTGGTCAGGATAGTTTTTTCAATTTTTCTACTTCTTTGTTACTGGTTTCAAATTAATGCAAACCATAACATCAAGCCAGTGATTAAGCAACTCTGTTATTTTTGTATGATCTTCCTTTAATGTAGTCTAGTCTCGTCGAGCCATGACAATAAATTCAAAGGCATATAAATACATGACTTTGAAGTCTGGCAAAAGAAAGCTTGACAACTCCACTATGTTAATATTTCTTTCTGAACCTGCACGTAGTTATGGAAAGTGCTTATCCTTTGTCAGAGGTCAAAGTAGTTGCTCATTTCTGGTACTTGGGGTGAACTTTGTTAGGTATTTTGCCAATAAAAAACTAATGCAACTATTCAGCAAGATCAAATAAGAAGATCTGGGCCCCGGATCTGGTCCGGGGGTGACGGTTAAAGCAGGCCGATACCCTTTTCCGTCATTCCGGCGAAAGCCTGAATCCAGTGCATTTGCATAGTCACATACCAAATGTGGTGAACAGTTACTTTTAATGAAATATTTGGAGAATATAAATGAGTCGACATATTTGTCTGCGTAAAATGGCAGTTAATCAGAAAGGCATTATCAGGTCTGTTGGCAGTTATGGTGAAATGGGGAGGAGAATCAGGGATATGGGGCTTGTTCCTGGGGTTGAAGTCCAAGTGGTGGGGCGCGCACCTCTTAATGACCCGGTAGCCCTGCGCCTGAGAGACTTTACCTTAACCCTTAGAAACAATGAAGCAGACCATATATTTGTAGAGATTGAAAATGGATAGTACTAAGAAAACAATTACTATTGCCCTGTCTGGCAATCCCAACGCAGGAAAGACTACTCTTTTTAATATCCTTACCGGTTCAAGGCAGCATGTTGGTAATTACCCGGGTATTACAGTAGAAAAAAAAGAAGGTTTTGTGGAAACCAGTGGTCATATGCTGCATTTTGTGGACCTGCCTGGTACATATTCCCTGACAGCCTATTCTCAGGAAGAGCTGGTGGCCAGAAACTATATGATACAGGAAGGACCTGATCTTGTGGTGGATGTGGTTAATGCTTCCTCTCTAGAGCGTAATCTGTATCTGGCTGTTCAGATTCTGGAGCTTGGTGCACCACTTATTCTGGCCTTGAACATGATGGATGAAGTCAGAAAAAAAGGCATAACCCTCAACACAGAGCTTCTTGAACAGAGAATGGATTGCAGGGTTGTGGAAACAGTGGCTCGTCAGGGGAAGGGAAAACAGGAACTTATTGATACCATTATTGAGATGAGTGAGCAGACTGAAGCCTTTAAATCCCCTCTCAAGATATCTTATGGGCCTGACCTTGACCCTGTCATTGAAGAAATGACTGCCATTATTGAGAGCAGTTCTTTTCTGACTGATACTTATCCTGCAAGATGGATAGCC
This genomic window from Desulfonatronovibrio magnus contains:
- a CDS encoding response regulator, encoding MINKTILLVDDEPDFRFSMSLILKGHGFTTVEAGNGIEALEKLAVLEKQECPVDLIITDLRMPEMDGLELLKNLIEQKAKAKLLIITGYGERETIKKLTQMGLSTIINKPFSADILISNVKSLLSE
- a CDS encoding methyl-accepting chemotaxis protein yields the protein MKNIKLGVKLLGGFVIVALIVLIVGFFGWRGANSLSGHIEYVGTVNLPSVQVLMEIEKDYESLRVAQRTLLIPGLGQAEMERQQGILNRLRSDIAALREQFEALPATSEERALWRQTVAAIDEWRRVNDEFIERSRQLMRTGIDNPAQLRANFEQFRADHYALMGDVYGLITRGERFEGGTDPTACNFGRWLATFRTENPRLLEILRQMPASHDPFHHSIAEIRSYVQADNIDSANQVLEDVTLPMADQTFARFYELLAVAQEAENLFDNMTEMAMVEVRERQAEALRFLSQVLEINVTGAAAAVEEAQTDAAQAQVIAMAGMAIGVVLALMLGVILTRAITTPVAKGVNFSKDMSDGNLTAQLDVVQKDEIGILASSMQRMRDKLKDVVVEVKSASENVAAGSEELSASSEEMSQGATEQAASVEEVSSSMEQMAANIKQNTDNAAQTEKIAIQASRDAEEGGKVVFQAVDAMKQIADKISIIEEIARQTNLLALNAAIEAARAGEAGKGFAVVASEVRKLAERSQTAAAEIIDLSGSSVEVAEKAGDMLRKIVPDIQKTAELVQEIAAASREQNSGVEQINQAIQQLDQVIQQNASAAEEMSSTAEELSSQAEQLQATMAFFRVGDDAGFSGPRMRKVTVKNQGSKQAAPKKALYNEKGKKEGRFALNMGSDDLDKDFEKF
- a CDS encoding chemotaxis protein CheW, producing MAEKQKKAIAANQYLTFTLAKELYAIDIANVWEILDYTPITRVPRTPEFLLGIINLRGRAVPVADLRLKFGLPKTERTVNTCIIITEVQFEGESTIMGALADSVQEVFEIEEKNIEPPPKIGTKINIEFIQGMGKQDDRFIIIIDVNKVFSSEELAIVQDVDLKEKVNTAETNQI
- a CDS encoding DUF1566 domain-containing protein; amino-acid sequence: MSGEAQAQRFVDNGDGTVTDTVTNLMWTKDANPFGKLNWHDAMSRCSSFSISGIGGWRLPSMDELLSLSSAMQGGHPFTGIQSSFYWSSTTNADVAWGVPMYTSFMITSSKTDTLPVWPVRAGQ
- a CDS encoding methyltransferase domain-containing protein, which encodes MTTTNKHWNKIFCTTIESELGWYEKDVSQTLKFLNSITLAQSARVFIVGAGTSMLVDELMLRNQQIIVNDISDEALARLRGRTGPSKKLIWLQHDISKPLPENCPNADIWIDRAVLHFLLEEADIQGYFANLKAIVRSGGYALLAQFSTKGARKCAGLDIHCYSIQEMTKRMGPEFELLKHEYYTYINPFGAPRPYIYALYKKSG
- a CDS encoding 4Fe-4S dicluster domain-containing protein codes for the protein MQAEKMRRRRFLKRAAASGALLLYRPTLADSGAASSRQSAFLYDSIKCINCGVCEKACKRVNGLPEHASVIYMSQNAAELPVHITRRNSCMQCIRPACVRACPTGATFLRGNGLVSYDPQKCAACGYCVDACPFKHPKMSRTAYFNLRNVWVNRCTSCGACAQACPEDALHFNFREGILDMAKERLVQIKSNYALPDAQLYGEEDLNLIWILAGSPDKYNLPGPTAAAVVDTSLAFWKDIVRPTTLLLSLMATGVLGVTYFFARRNHLKELARLKQSEQEENDVK
- a CDS encoding formate dehydrogenase subunit gamma; the protein is MMSNNSTEITIQRFNKRRRFVHWLHTFAFFGLLCTGVLYTTPWLSQWAESGLAGTLHRIFAVIFLLTPFIYIIIDPKGFREFISDTLKFEKSDIGFHLAMPRYILGHTGGIPPQGKLNAGHKVHHILMGILYIALAISGLSMWLGVGYMGPPVFNFMGVLHNIAVFIIVITTLGHVYFTLVYWALPGMISGKVSETYVKMEHKKWWDEELDPKLKDSVPKGGS
- a CDS encoding multiheme c-type cytochrome, which gives rise to MKISCKHIFLLIVGLFVLNLLIMVQNRDAGARAKYDPSGYWIAPILPDGPRILFSEGHVIDTPEAVNATITDIYINNNAEIKVTFVIPGYEHDTAHVELTMAKWLEDENTWMSMLQRTRERGPQGDPRYGDGAKVIRGANLRLENGTALTGGEPVSGGMRFSTWFKSGPGDFGNLSGELTPISFSDGVKWRRSSDHNPASYGDPEDFQYHQFAADIIDQINRNGAWESGIYRIGVTERNRGQEGYLRFNAVADFYFDGNNEVRILDSNERKHTAGEAVAMGSCNRCHGDDMRFPTNRVHSELRHDPTVCANCHNAYTWDSRNAYAEVDGWPSLDLRTMVHKIHAGIEGYAADAYFYQQVRFPDWTFGRTPRPSQARPYPNSPGVANCTSCHVYSGEEVYSWQRQNPDPQGCSTCHGEGGMVFWQAEPGDPDYEFISATYDCGHNCASCHGEQRPFKHTPDHYHNVTEQLERLALARSHVMEVTRVENAVAGQRPVVTWRVREGDQYLDLFSGKQGSFLFKEDKELFEEGEAVRLGIGWGYGEDWTNQGVGPRSTGAIGDPFHEIAHIDNTVPGDDQTTAVTTFDSPLPETAFSGRSGFVIIEFGPEEIQLNSRLKRISLGQGPNSFLDDRRLIVDAESCLSCHATMGRHGTYADQDISSCVSCHNAGSMSRDASAVQGSVDFMYMIHGIHGTGEKRKSFDRRRDHTVDGHFIGGYSYVSYPNTILDCTACHVNDSHNPVGKDFKRLGLIADNARDMFLAGAGVAAPLSSVCYSCHEDTQSMRVNKELQHHFYHSGGNIYGEHDHAYFTDNREQCLTCHQE